Sequence from the Cellulomonas fimi ATCC 484 genome:
GCGGACGGATCGGGATGCGTGCCGACGTGCTGCGGCACGGCGACGGCCACGACGGCAGCCGCGTCGGCTACGTCGAGCTGTTCTTCGACCTGGTGTTCGTGTTCGCGGTGACGCAGCTGTCGCACCTGCTGATCGCGCACCCGGACGGCGAGCACCTGGTGCAGACGCTGATCCTCGGCTGGGCGGTCTGGTGGCTGTGGATGGACACCACGTGGGTGACGAACTGGCTGGACCCGGAGCGGCTGCCGGTGCGGGCGATGCTCCTCGTCCTCATGCTGCTGGGACTGCTCATGTCGAGCGCGATCCCGGAGGCGTTCGGCGACAAGGCGCTGCTGTTCGCGGTGCCGTACGTCGTCATCCAGATGGGGCGCACGCTGTTCACGGCGTGGGCGATGGGCCGGCACTGGCCGGCCAACGCCCTGAACTTCGTGCGGATCACGGTCTGGTTGTCGGTGTCGAGCGCCTTCTGGGTCGCGGGTGCCCTGCTCGACGAGCAGCGGCTGCTGCTGTGGGTCGTCGCGGCGCTGATCGACGCCACGGGTCCGCGGGCGATGTTCTGGGTGCCCGGCATGCGCGGCACGCACGCGTCGACGTGGGAGGTCCGCGGCGACCACATGGCGGAGCGCGTGGCGCTGTTCATGATCATCAGCCTCGGCGAGTCGATCATCGTGACGGGCACCGCGTTCGGTGACCTCACGGTGACGCCGGTGACGATCGTCGCGTTCCTCGCGGCGTTCGTGTCGACCGTCCTCATGTGGCTGCTGTTCTTCGACCGGTCGGAGCGGCGCGCGACGGAGTTCTTCGTGTCGCGCGACGAGACCGGGATGGTCGCGCAGACGGCCTACACGTACGTGCCGTTCCTGCTGGTCATGGGCATCGTCGCGACCGCGGTCGCCGACGAGCTGGTGCTGCTGCACCCCGAGGGCCACCACGGCGCGACCGACGGGTGGACGGCCTGGCTCATGTGCGGGGCCGCGGCGGTCTACCTGCTCGGCAACACGCTTTTCCGGCGCGCGACGGGCGGGCGCTGGTCCGCGTGGCACCTCGGCGGCGGGGCCGCGGCGCTCGCGCTCGTGCTGCTCGCGCCCGTCGTCACTCCGCTCACGCTGTCGTGGCTGACGAACACGGTGCTGCTCACCGTCATCCTCGGGGACGTCGCGGTCGCCCGACGGGCGACCACCGCCACCCGGGCCCGTGAGGGCGACCGGGCGACGGCGTAGGTCGCCCTCGCAGACGGCACGGGTGCCGGGACGTCAGTGCTGCGGCTCGACCGGCAGCTCCTGCCCGTCCACGAGCATCCGCCCGGCGCGGGCCTTGGCCTCCATGAGGTCGACGCCCCACAGCTCGGCGAGCTGCTCGGCCTCGGCCGGCCCGTAGCCCGCGTCCCAGTAGGCCGTGGACGGGTCGTCCAGCACCTCGGTGACCGGGGTGGACGCGGGCGGCACCGGTACGGTCTCGCCGTCGAGCAGCAGCTGGCCGGCGCGCGCCTTGGCCGTCGTCGCGTCGGTCTGCCACAGGTCGCTCAGCACCGCGACGTCCTCGGCGGTGTACCCCTGGCCCCAGAACGCCTCGTACTGCTCGCGGGTGTACCCGGCGGGCATGGCCGACCACTCGACGCCCACGACGGCCGCGGCCCCCTCGACCACCTCGGCGAACGGCGTGTACGGGTGGGCCGCCGCGGCGGCGCCCGCGCCGACGACGGCGAGGGTCGAGGTCACCACGGTCGCGGCCGCGACGGTGCCCGCGCGACGCCGGATCGGGCGGATCGCGGCGACCCCGTCCGCTGCGGCGATCCTCGCGGCGATCCGGTCGGTCGCGTGGCGGACGTCGGCCGCGTCCGGCTCGCGCGAGCGCAGCGCGGCGGTGACGGCGCGCGCGAGGTC
This genomic interval carries:
- a CDS encoding low temperature requirement protein A, which gives rise to MTSTGRLGTGGGRIGMRADVLRHGDGHDGSRVGYVELFFDLVFVFAVTQLSHLLIAHPDGEHLVQTLILGWAVWWLWMDTTWVTNWLDPERLPVRAMLLVLMLLGLLMSSAIPEAFGDKALLFAVPYVVIQMGRTLFTAWAMGRHWPANALNFVRITVWLSVSSAFWVAGALLDEQRLLLWVVAALIDATGPRAMFWVPGMRGTHASTWEVRGDHMAERVALFMIISLGESIIVTGTAFGDLTVTPVTIVAFLAAFVSTVLMWLLFFDRSERRATEFFVSRDETGMVAQTAYTYVPFLLVMGIVATAVADELVLLHPEGHHGATDGWTAWLMCGAAAVYLLGNTLFRRATGGRWSAWHLGGGAAALALVLLAPVVTPLTLSWLTNTVLLTVILGDVAVARRATTATRAREGDRATA